One genomic segment of Salmo trutta chromosome 8, fSalTru1.1, whole genome shotgun sequence includes these proteins:
- the LOC115198668 gene encoding regulator of nonsense transcripts 2 isoform X1, with protein MLAEGKRSLNMDEKEVSSFSNKEKDREGDRRPASSRDKVKDEAKMSGKKDIGKAAEEKRRRLEEDKRKKEEKERKRKEEEKQKAEEEQRKKEEEEKKQQEEQERKVQEEEAKRQREEEAAQLKEKEEGHQLHQEAWERHQCRKELRIRNQNAHEGRPEETFFSRLDSSLKKNTAFVKKLRTLTEQQREALSNDFGSLNLSKYIGEAVGSVVEAKLKISDVGCAVHLCSLFHQRYAEFAPLLLQAWKRHFEARKEEKAPNVSKLRTDLRFIAELTIVGLFTDKEGLSLIYEQLKSIIGTDRETHTHVSVVISFCKHCGDDIAGLVPRKVKAAREKFGLTFPPSEIINTEKQQPFQNLLREYFTSLTKHLKKDHRELQNIERQNRRILHSKGELSEDRHKQYEEFATSYQKLLANTQSLADFLDENMPELPLDKTVQEEHGPGIDIFTPGKPGEYDLEGGIWEDEDARNFYENMVDLKAFVPAILFKDNEKGKDKEEAASKEAKDAAATTEELELELEALDIADDPLELDGPDEAENEAELAKKLLDEQGKDEGLKLGYERGQGNRARAHSWVLRADQVNREQEDEEASTGSHLKLIVDAFIQQLPNCVNRDLIDKAAMDFCMNMNTKSNRRKLVRALFTVPRQRLDLLPFYSRLVATLHPCMSDVADDLCSILKGDFRFHIRKKDQINIETKNKTVRFIGELAKFKLFSKTDTLHCLKMLLSDFSHHHIEMACTLLETSGRFLFRSPDSHLRTSVLLEQMMRKKQAQHLDARYVTMVENAYYYCNPPPMEKTVRKKRPPLQEYIRKLLYKDLSKVTTEKVLRQMRKLPWQDPESKGYLICCMVNIWNIKYNSIHCVANLLAGLVAYQEDVGIHVVDGVLEDIRLGMEVNQPKFNQRRISSAKFLGELYNYRMVESAVIFRTLFSFISFGVNPDGSPSPLDPPEHLFRIRMVCTLLDTCGQYFDRGSSKRKLDCFLIYFQRYIWWKKSVEVWSAEHQFPIDIDYMISDTLELLRPKMKLCISLEDSTRQVTELEREFLVKLGLAMDGQKDGRPSSAMGSEGEALDEDDDDDDEEGGADTEEQSGNESEMNEPEEEEGSENEEEEREEEEEENTDYLTDSNKENETDEENNEVTIRGGGLKHVACAEDEDFIQALDKMMLENLQQRSGEAVKVHQLDVAIPLQLKSQLKKGPGGPVCSGEGDADISDTMQFVMLTRKGNKQQFKILNVPLSSHLAANHFNQQQAEQEERMRMKKLTLDINERQEQEDYQEMMASLAQRPAPANTNRERRPRYQHPKGAPNADLIFKTGGRKQETKQERNERHEKHDRQERQEKDERNNRYEGQEARASQLSRTRY; from the exons ATGCTTGCTGAGGGCAAGAGATCATTAAACATGGATGAGAAAGAGGTGAGCTCCTTTAGTAacaaggagaaagacagagagggtgaTAGACGGCCCGCCTCCTCCCGGGATAAAGTGAAGGATGAGGCAAAGATGAGTGGCAAGAAAGATATCGGTAAGGCCgcagaggaaaagaggaggagactTGAGGAGGACAAAAGAAAGAAGGAAGAAAAGGAGCGGAAacggaaagaggaggagaaacagaaggcagaggaggagcagaggaagaaggaggaagaggagaagaagcagcaggaggagcaggagagaaaAGTTCAGGAGGAGGAGGCCAAGAGACAGCGTGAAGAGGAGGCAGCTCAACTCAA ggagaaggaggagggtcaCCAGCTCCACCAGGAGGCCTGGGAGCGCCACCAGTGCCGGAAGGAGCTGCGCATCCGCAACCAGAATGCCCACGAGGGCCGTCCTGAGGAGACCTTCTTTAGCCGCCTTGACTCCAGCTTGAAGAAGAACACGGCCTTTGTCAAGAAGCTGCGCACGCTCACTGAGCAGCAGCGCGAAGCCCTCTCCAATGACTTCGGCTCGCTCAACCTCAGCAAGTACATCGGTGAGGCGGTGGGCTCGGTGGTGGAGGCCAAGCTGAAGATCTCTGATGTGGGCTGCGCCGTGCATCTGTGCTCCCTCTTTCACCAGCGCTACGCTGAATTTGCCCCACTGCTCCTCCAGGCCTGGAAGAGGCACTTTGAGGCGCGCAAGGAGGAGAAGGCGCCCAATGTGAGCAAGCTGCGCACCGACCTGCGCTTCATCGCAGAGCTTACCATCGTGGGCCTGTTTACGGACAAGGAGGGCCTTTCGCTCATCTACGAGCAGCTGAAGAGCATCATCGGGACAGACCGCGAGACACACACGCATGTGTCGGTGGTCATCAGCTTCTGTAAGCACTGCGGGGACGACATCGCGGGCCTGGTGCCTCGCAAAGTGAAGGCTGCCCGGGAGAAGTTTGGCCTGACCTTCCCTCCTAGTGAGATCATCAACACGGAGAAGCAGCAGCCCTTCCAGAACCTTCTGAGGGAGTACTTCACCTCGCTCACCAAGCACCTCAAGAAGGACCACCGTGAGTTGCAGAACATCGAGAGGCAGAACAG GCGTATCCTCCACTCCAAAGGGGAGCTGAGTGAGGACAGACACAAGCAGTATGAGGAGTTTGCTACGTCCTACCAGAAGTTGCTGGCTAACACCCAGTCTCTGGCTGACTTTCTGGATGAGAACATGCCAGAACTTCCACTGGACAAGACTGTGCAGGAAG AGCACGGCCCTGGCATTGACATCTTCACCCCTGGGAAGCCCGGGGAGTATGACCTGGAGGGGGGCATCTGGGAGGACGAGGATGCCAGGAACTTCTACGAGAACATGGTGGACCTGAAGGCCTTCGTCCCCGCCATCCTGTTCAAAGATAACGAGAAGGGCAAGGACAAAGAGGAGGCTGCTAGTAAAG AGGCTAAAGATGCTGCGGCCACCACAGAGGAGTTGGAGTTGGAGCTCGAGGCTCTAGACATCGCTGATGACCCTCTGGAGCTGGATGGACCTGATGAGGCAGAGAACGAGGCAGAGCTTGCCAAAAAACTGTTGGACGAGCAAGGTAAAGATGAAG GGCTCAAGTTAGGGTATGAGAGAGGTCAGGGAAACAGAGCTAGGGCCCACTCATGGGTGCTCAGGGCCGATCAAGTAAACAGAG AACAAGAGGATGAGGAGGCAAGCACCGGGTCCCACCTGAAGCTCATCGTGGACGCCTTCATCCAGCAGCTTCCCAACTGTGTCAACAGAGACCTCATAGACAAG GCTGCCATGGATTTCTGCATGAACATGAACACCAAGTCAAACAGGAGGAAGCTGGTCCGGGCTCTCTTCACCGTTCCCAGACAAAG GTTGGATCTGCTGCCCTTTTACTCCCGTCTGGTGGCCACCCTTCACCCCTGCATGTCAGATGTGGCCGATGACCTGTGCTCCATACTCAAAGGAGACTTCAGGTTCCAC ATTCGGAAGAAGGACCAGATCAACAtcgaaacaaaaaataaaactgtAAGGTTTATCGGGGAGCTGGCGAAGTTCAAGCTGTTCTCTAAAACGGACACTCTGCATTGTCTGAAG ATGCTGCTGTCAGACTTCTCCCACCACCACATAGAGATGGCCTGCACCCTGCTGGAGACCAGTGGACGCTTCCTCTTCAGATCCCCCGACTCCCACCTCCGGACCAGCGTCCTTctg GAGCAAATGATGCGGAAGAAGCAGGCGCAGCACCTGGATGCTCGCTACGTGACCATGGTGGAGAATGCCTACTACTACTGCAACCCCCCGCCCATGGAGAAGACTGTCAGGAAGAAGAGGCCCCCGCTGCAGGAGTACATCCGAAAACTGCTCTACAAGGACCTCTCTAAGGTCACCACGGAGAAG GTGTTGAGGCAGATGCGTAAACTCCCCTGGCAGGACCCAGAGTCTAAAGGCTACCTGATCTGTTGCATGGTCAACATCTGGAACATCAAGTACAACAGCATCCACTGTGTGGCCAACCTGCTGGCCGGCCTTGTGGCCTACCAGGAGGACGTGGGCATCCACGTGGTGGATGGGGTCCTGGAGGACATCCGCCTGGGAATGGAG GTGAACCAGCCCAAGTTCAACCAGCGTCGGATCAGCAGTGCCAAGTTTCTGGGGGAGCTCTACAACTACCGCATGGTGGAGTCAGCGGTCATCTTCCGCACCCTCTTCTCCTTCATCTCGTTCGGAGTGAACCCGGACGGCAGCCCCAGCCCCCTGGACCCCCCCGAGCACCTGTTCCGCATCCGCATGGTCTGCACCCTGCTTGACACCTGCGGACAGTACTTTGACCGCGGCTCCAGCAAGAGGAAGCTGGACTGCTTCCTCATCTACTTCCAG AGGTATATCTGGTGGAAGAAGAGTGTGGAGGTGTGGAGTGCGGAGCACCAGTTCCCCATCGACATTGACTACATGATCAGTGACACCCTGGAGCTGCTCCGGCCCAAGATGAAGCTCTGCATCTCCCTGGAAGACTCCACACGACAGGTCACCGAGTTGGAGAGGGAGTTCCTCGTTAAactgg GACTGGCCATGGATGGACAAAAGGACGGCCGGCCCTCCAGTGCCATGGGGAGTGAAGGCGAGGCTCTAGACGAGGATGATGACGATGACGACGAAGAGGGAGGGGCGGACACAGAGGAACAGTCTGGCAATGAGAGCGAGATGAACGAGCCAGAGGAAGAA GAAGGGTCTGAGAATGAGGAAGAGGagcgggaggaagaggaggaggagaacactGACTATCTGACCGACTCCAACAAGGAGAACGAGACGGACGAGGAGAACAAT GAGGTGACCATCCGTGGTGGCGGTCTGAAGCATGTGGCATGTGCTGAGGATGAGGACTTCATCCAGGCTCTGGACAAGATGATGCTGGAGAACCTGCAG CAGCGGAGCGGGGAGGCGGTGAAGGTGCACCAGTTGGACGTGGCCATCCCCCTGCAGCTGAAGAGCCAGCTGAAGAAAGGCCCTGGAGGACCCGTCTGCTCTGGAGAGGGAGACGCAGACATCTCAGACACCATGCAGTTTGTCATGCTCACGCGCAAGGGCAACAAGCAGcag TTTAAGATCCTGAACGTGCCTCTATCCTCCCACCTGGCTGCCAACCACTTCAACCAGCAGCAggcagagcaggaggagaggatgaggatgaagaagCTCACTCTGGACATCAACGAGAGACAGGAGCAAGAAGACTACCAAG
- the LOC115198668 gene encoding regulator of nonsense transcripts 2 isoform X9, with protein sequence MLAEGKRSLNMDEKEVSSFSNKEKDREGDRRPASSRDKVKDEAKMSGKKDIGKAAEEKRRRLEEDKRKKEEKERKRKEEEKQKAEEEQRKKEEEEKKQQEEQERKVQEEEAKRQREEEAAQLKEKEEGHQLHQEAWERHQCRKELRIRNQNAHEGRPEETFFSRLDSSLKKNTAFVKKLRTLTEQQREALSNDFGSLNLSKYIGEAVGSVVEAKLKISDVGCAVHLCSLFHQRYAEFAPLLLQAWKRHFEARKEEKAPNVSKLRTDLRFIAELTIVGLFTDKEGLSLIYEQLKSIIGTDRETHTHVSVVISFCKHCGDDIAGLVPRKVKAAREKFGLTFPPSEIINTEKQQPFQNLLREYFTSLTKHLKKDHRELQNIERQNRRILHSKGELSEDRHKQYEEFATSYQKLLANTQSLADFLDENMPELPLDKTVQEEHGPGIDIFTPGKPGEYDLEGGIWEDEDARNFYENMVDLKAFVPAILFKDNEKGKDKEEAASKEAKDAAATTEELELELEALDIADDPLELDGPDEAENEAELAKKLLDEQGKDEGLKLGYERGQGNRARAHSWVLRADQVNREQEDEEASTGSHLKLIVDAFIQQLPNCVNRDLIDKAAMDFCMNMNTKSNRRKLVRALFTVPRQRLDLLPFYSRLVATLHPCMSDVADDLCSILKGDFRFHIRKKDQINIETKNKTVRFIGELAKFKLFSKTDTLHCLKMLLSDFSHHHIEMACTLLETSGRFLFRSPDSHLRTSVLLEQMMRKKQAQHLDARYVTMVENAYYYCNPPPMEKTVRKKRPPLQEYIRKLLYKDLSKVTTEKVLRQMRKLPWQDPESKGYLICCMVNIWNIKYNSIHCVANLLAGLVAYQEDVGIHVVDGVLEDIRLGMEVNQPKFNQRRISSAKFLGELYNYRMVESAVIFRTLFSFISFGVNPDGSPSPLDPPEHLFRIRMVCTLLDTCGQYFDRGSSKRKLDCFLIYFQRYIWWKKSVEVWSAEHQFPIDIDYMISDTLELLRPKMKLCISLEDSTRQVTELEREFLVKLGLAMDGQKDGRPSSAMGSEGEALDEDDDDDDEEGGADTEEQSGNESEMNEPEEEEGSENEEEEREEEEEENTDYLTDSNKENETDEENNEVTIRGGGLKHVACAEDEDFIQALDKMMLENLQQRSGEAVKVHQLDVAIPLQLKSQLKKGPGGPVCSGEGDADISDTMQFVMLTRKGNKQQFKILNVPLSSHLAANHFNQQQAEQEERMRMKKLTLDINERQEQEDYQEMMASLAQRPAPANTNRERRPRYQHPKGAPNADLIFKTGGRC encoded by the exons ATGCTTGCTGAGGGCAAGAGATCATTAAACATGGATGAGAAAGAGGTGAGCTCCTTTAGTAacaaggagaaagacagagagggtgaTAGACGGCCCGCCTCCTCCCGGGATAAAGTGAAGGATGAGGCAAAGATGAGTGGCAAGAAAGATATCGGTAAGGCCgcagaggaaaagaggaggagactTGAGGAGGACAAAAGAAAGAAGGAAGAAAAGGAGCGGAAacggaaagaggaggagaaacagaaggcagaggaggagcagaggaagaaggaggaagaggagaagaagcagcaggaggagcaggagagaaaAGTTCAGGAGGAGGAGGCCAAGAGACAGCGTGAAGAGGAGGCAGCTCAACTCAA ggagaaggaggagggtcaCCAGCTCCACCAGGAGGCCTGGGAGCGCCACCAGTGCCGGAAGGAGCTGCGCATCCGCAACCAGAATGCCCACGAGGGCCGTCCTGAGGAGACCTTCTTTAGCCGCCTTGACTCCAGCTTGAAGAAGAACACGGCCTTTGTCAAGAAGCTGCGCACGCTCACTGAGCAGCAGCGCGAAGCCCTCTCCAATGACTTCGGCTCGCTCAACCTCAGCAAGTACATCGGTGAGGCGGTGGGCTCGGTGGTGGAGGCCAAGCTGAAGATCTCTGATGTGGGCTGCGCCGTGCATCTGTGCTCCCTCTTTCACCAGCGCTACGCTGAATTTGCCCCACTGCTCCTCCAGGCCTGGAAGAGGCACTTTGAGGCGCGCAAGGAGGAGAAGGCGCCCAATGTGAGCAAGCTGCGCACCGACCTGCGCTTCATCGCAGAGCTTACCATCGTGGGCCTGTTTACGGACAAGGAGGGCCTTTCGCTCATCTACGAGCAGCTGAAGAGCATCATCGGGACAGACCGCGAGACACACACGCATGTGTCGGTGGTCATCAGCTTCTGTAAGCACTGCGGGGACGACATCGCGGGCCTGGTGCCTCGCAAAGTGAAGGCTGCCCGGGAGAAGTTTGGCCTGACCTTCCCTCCTAGTGAGATCATCAACACGGAGAAGCAGCAGCCCTTCCAGAACCTTCTGAGGGAGTACTTCACCTCGCTCACCAAGCACCTCAAGAAGGACCACCGTGAGTTGCAGAACATCGAGAGGCAGAACAG GCGTATCCTCCACTCCAAAGGGGAGCTGAGTGAGGACAGACACAAGCAGTATGAGGAGTTTGCTACGTCCTACCAGAAGTTGCTGGCTAACACCCAGTCTCTGGCTGACTTTCTGGATGAGAACATGCCAGAACTTCCACTGGACAAGACTGTGCAGGAAG AGCACGGCCCTGGCATTGACATCTTCACCCCTGGGAAGCCCGGGGAGTATGACCTGGAGGGGGGCATCTGGGAGGACGAGGATGCCAGGAACTTCTACGAGAACATGGTGGACCTGAAGGCCTTCGTCCCCGCCATCCTGTTCAAAGATAACGAGAAGGGCAAGGACAAAGAGGAGGCTGCTAGTAAAG AGGCTAAAGATGCTGCGGCCACCACAGAGGAGTTGGAGTTGGAGCTCGAGGCTCTAGACATCGCTGATGACCCTCTGGAGCTGGATGGACCTGATGAGGCAGAGAACGAGGCAGAGCTTGCCAAAAAACTGTTGGACGAGCAAGGTAAAGATGAAG GGCTCAAGTTAGGGTATGAGAGAGGTCAGGGAAACAGAGCTAGGGCCCACTCATGGGTGCTCAGGGCCGATCAAGTAAACAGAG AACAAGAGGATGAGGAGGCAAGCACCGGGTCCCACCTGAAGCTCATCGTGGACGCCTTCATCCAGCAGCTTCCCAACTGTGTCAACAGAGACCTCATAGACAAG GCTGCCATGGATTTCTGCATGAACATGAACACCAAGTCAAACAGGAGGAAGCTGGTCCGGGCTCTCTTCACCGTTCCCAGACAAAG GTTGGATCTGCTGCCCTTTTACTCCCGTCTGGTGGCCACCCTTCACCCCTGCATGTCAGATGTGGCCGATGACCTGTGCTCCATACTCAAAGGAGACTTCAGGTTCCAC ATTCGGAAGAAGGACCAGATCAACAtcgaaacaaaaaataaaactgtAAGGTTTATCGGGGAGCTGGCGAAGTTCAAGCTGTTCTCTAAAACGGACACTCTGCATTGTCTGAAG ATGCTGCTGTCAGACTTCTCCCACCACCACATAGAGATGGCCTGCACCCTGCTGGAGACCAGTGGACGCTTCCTCTTCAGATCCCCCGACTCCCACCTCCGGACCAGCGTCCTTctg GAGCAAATGATGCGGAAGAAGCAGGCGCAGCACCTGGATGCTCGCTACGTGACCATGGTGGAGAATGCCTACTACTACTGCAACCCCCCGCCCATGGAGAAGACTGTCAGGAAGAAGAGGCCCCCGCTGCAGGAGTACATCCGAAAACTGCTCTACAAGGACCTCTCTAAGGTCACCACGGAGAAG GTGTTGAGGCAGATGCGTAAACTCCCCTGGCAGGACCCAGAGTCTAAAGGCTACCTGATCTGTTGCATGGTCAACATCTGGAACATCAAGTACAACAGCATCCACTGTGTGGCCAACCTGCTGGCCGGCCTTGTGGCCTACCAGGAGGACGTGGGCATCCACGTGGTGGATGGGGTCCTGGAGGACATCCGCCTGGGAATGGAG GTGAACCAGCCCAAGTTCAACCAGCGTCGGATCAGCAGTGCCAAGTTTCTGGGGGAGCTCTACAACTACCGCATGGTGGAGTCAGCGGTCATCTTCCGCACCCTCTTCTCCTTCATCTCGTTCGGAGTGAACCCGGACGGCAGCCCCAGCCCCCTGGACCCCCCCGAGCACCTGTTCCGCATCCGCATGGTCTGCACCCTGCTTGACACCTGCGGACAGTACTTTGACCGCGGCTCCAGCAAGAGGAAGCTGGACTGCTTCCTCATCTACTTCCAG AGGTATATCTGGTGGAAGAAGAGTGTGGAGGTGTGGAGTGCGGAGCACCAGTTCCCCATCGACATTGACTACATGATCAGTGACACCCTGGAGCTGCTCCGGCCCAAGATGAAGCTCTGCATCTCCCTGGAAGACTCCACACGACAGGTCACCGAGTTGGAGAGGGAGTTCCTCGTTAAactgg GACTGGCCATGGATGGACAAAAGGACGGCCGGCCCTCCAGTGCCATGGGGAGTGAAGGCGAGGCTCTAGACGAGGATGATGACGATGACGACGAAGAGGGAGGGGCGGACACAGAGGAACAGTCTGGCAATGAGAGCGAGATGAACGAGCCAGAGGAAGAA GAAGGGTCTGAGAATGAGGAAGAGGagcgggaggaagaggaggaggagaacactGACTATCTGACCGACTCCAACAAGGAGAACGAGACGGACGAGGAGAACAAT GAGGTGACCATCCGTGGTGGCGGTCTGAAGCATGTGGCATGTGCTGAGGATGAGGACTTCATCCAGGCTCTGGACAAGATGATGCTGGAGAACCTGCAG CAGCGGAGCGGGGAGGCGGTGAAGGTGCACCAGTTGGACGTGGCCATCCCCCTGCAGCTGAAGAGCCAGCTGAAGAAAGGCCCTGGAGGACCCGTCTGCTCTGGAGAGGGAGACGCAGACATCTCAGACACCATGCAGTTTGTCATGCTCACGCGCAAGGGCAACAAGCAGcag TTTAAGATCCTGAACGTGCCTCTATCCTCCCACCTGGCTGCCAACCACTTCAACCAGCAGCAggcagagcaggaggagaggatgaggatgaagaagCTCACTCTGGACATCAACGAGAGACAGGAGCAAGAAGACTACCAAG